The following coding sequences are from one Triticum dicoccoides isolate Atlit2015 ecotype Zavitan chromosome 4A, WEW_v2.0, whole genome shotgun sequence window:
- the LOC119289525 gene encoding pectinesterase inhibitor 12-like, whose amino-acid sequence MAMHQQVGLLLTLMLFLAAADGSLAVGTPSAIIRTTCAAVGRPGGEVGYDTCVGLLSADPAAAAAKDAGQLALVATNLTVANVTSTVLVLDDLVKNLRDCLRYYRDMNKTLDAALGDLRAGRVEAASNKLSDASGVPDSCDIQLFEGSAKKNPMRKENTDADLLSRLAYAITDLQLPNPPRHRR is encoded by the coding sequence ATGGCGATGCATCAGCAGGTTGGTTTACTCCTCACCCTCATGCTCTTCCTGGCGGCTGCAGACGGCAGCCTCGCCGTCGGCACTCCGTCCGCGATCATCAGAACGACATGCGCCGCTGTGGGCCGACCCGGCGGGGAAGTGGGTTACGACACCTGCGTGGGCTTGCTCTCGGCCGACCCGGCAGCCGCGGCCGCCAAGGACGCAGGTCAGCTCGCCCTCGTGGCCACCAACCTCACCGTGGCCAACGTCACGTCGACGGTGCTCGTCCTCGACGACCTCGTCAAGAATCTCAGGGACTGCCTCCGCTACTACAGGGACATGAACAAGACCCTGGACGCCGCGCTCGGTGACCTACGTGCCGGGCgcgtcgaggcggcgtccaacAAATTGTCGGATGCCTCTGGAGTGCCCGACAGCTGCGACATCCAATTGTTCGAGGGGAGTGCGAAGAAGAACCCGATGAGGAAGGAGAACACCGACGCCGATTTGCTGTCCCGACTGGCATACGCCATTACTGACTTGCAGCTGCCGAATCCTCCTCGGCACCGACGTTAA